The sequence CGCTTTCGCCTATCTGGGCTTCTATACGCCGAACATCTATATCTCCAATCTGGTGAGCAAGCGCCAGAAATCGATCAAGCGCGCCTGGCCCGATGCTCTCGACCTGATGCTGATCTGCGTGGAGTCGGGCATTTCAATCGAGGCGGGTATGCATCGCGTGTCCGAGGAAATGGCAGAGCAATCTCCCGCACTTGCGGAGGAAATGGTGCTGACCACGGCCGAGCTTTCCTTCCTGCAGGATCGCCGTACCGCCTTTGACAACCTCGCCGCCCGTACGCAGATCGAGCTCGTCAAATCGGTGACGCAGGCGCTCATCCAGGCCGAACGTTATGGCACGCCGCTTTCGCAGGCGCTGCGCGTCATGGCGCAGGAGGGCCGCGACGAACGCATGAACGAGGCAGAGAAGAAGGCTGCCGCGCTGCCGCCGAAGCTCACCGTGCCGATGATCATCTTCTTCCTGCCGGTCTTGATGGCGGTAATTCTCGGCCCCGCAATCATTCAGGCTATGGATAAGTTCTGAATTGCCTGCTTGCCCGCCACGCGGAGACATGGTTAGTTGTATGGAATGTCGTCGAGTACGTCTGGCGTGTGTTGCAGCAAGCGCAAGTCGTTCGTACCGAGCGTCCTTGGAGGTCTCGCATGTCATCCCTTGCTATATTTTTCAGCGTCATCGCGGCT comes from Rhizobium tropici CIAT 899 and encodes:
- a CDS encoding type II secretion system F family protein translates to MTDLAARLTDPGTLLAVVVAIAVFATFYTIAIPLLERGDLSKRMKAVSTEREQIRARERARLNADGGKASLRSHNNRNVRQIVERFNLRNALVDANTVNRLRAAGLRSENALNMFLVARFLLPFLFLAVAIVVVFVLGWFAAKPLPIRLLGVIAFAYLGFYTPNIYISNLVSKRQKSIKRAWPDALDLMLICVESGISIEAGMHRVSEEMAEQSPALAEEMVLTTAELSFLQDRRTAFDNLAARTQIELVKSVTQALIQAERYGTPLSQALRVMAQEGRDERMNEAEKKAAALPPKLTVPMIIFFLPVLMAVILGPAIIQAMDKF